The genomic interval CCGGAGCAGGTGGCCCGCATCCTGGATCGCATGGCCTACGAGGTGCTGGAGCGCAACCGCGGTGGGAAGGGACTGGTCGTATTCGGCATCCTGCAGAAAGGCGTGGCGGTGGCCGAGGCCCTGAGCACCCGACTGGCGCAGATCGAAGGACGCGATTTTTCGGTGAATGCGCTGGACGTACGGCCCTATCGGGATGACCGCCCCCCGGAGGCCGAAGTAGAAGACCGATCGCGGTTGCACATCGACACGATCACCGATCATCACGTGCTGCTGGTGGATGACGTGCTCTTCACGGGGCGAACGGTGCGGGCGGCGCTGGATGCGCTGTTGCGCTGGGGACGGCCCCGCAGCGTGCAGCTGGCCGTGCTGATCGATCGCGGCCACCGCGAGTTTCCGATCCGGGCAGACTACG from Rhodothermus marinus carries:
- the pyrR gene encoding bifunctional pyr operon transcriptional regulator/uracil phosphoribosyltransferase PyrR, which gives rise to MKRTRILTPEQVARILDRMAYEVLERNRGGKGLVVFGILQKGVAVAEALSTRLAQIEGRDFSVNALDVRPYRDDRPPEAEVEDRSRLHIDTITDHHVLLVDDVLFTGRTVRAALDALLRWGRPRSVQLAVLIDRGHREFPIRADYVGRTVPTKYQERIVVVPEEGLAVYVEEA